The following proteins come from a genomic window of Malus sylvestris chromosome 4, drMalSylv7.2, whole genome shotgun sequence:
- the LOC126618678 gene encoding somatic embryogenesis receptor kinase 5-like isoform X1, which produces MLEFASIDEFCNTTFDPSFVSLSRMLDAMALLIPHLKYKLSLGINGLSGELPKELGNLTDLISFAFGANNFSGPLPSELGSLSKLKEM; this is translated from the exons ATGCTTGAGTTTGCATCCATTGATGAATTCTGCAATACCACATTTGATCCGTCTTTTGTTTCCCTAAGCCGGATGTTGGATGCTATGGCGCTTCTCATTCCTCACCTTAAATACAAGTT GAGCCTTGGCATTAACGGATTATCAGGTGAGCTACCAAAGGAACTTGGAAATCTTACTGATTTGATATCATT TGCTTTTGGGGCAAACAACTTTTCTGGCCCTCTGCCATCTGAGCTAGGGAGTTTATCAAAGTTAAAAGAGATGTAA
- the LOC126618678 gene encoding somatic embryogenesis receptor kinase 5-like isoform X2: MLEFASIDEFCNTTFDPSFVSLSRMLDAMALLIPHLKYKSLGINGLSGELPKELGNLTDLISFAFGANNFSGPLPSELGSLSKLKEM; encoded by the exons ATGCTTGAGTTTGCATCCATTGATGAATTCTGCAATACCACATTTGATCCGTCTTTTGTTTCCCTAAGCCGGATGTTGGATGCTATGGCGCTTCTCATTCCTCACCTTAAATACAA GAGCCTTGGCATTAACGGATTATCAGGTGAGCTACCAAAGGAACTTGGAAATCTTACTGATTTGATATCATT TGCTTTTGGGGCAAACAACTTTTCTGGCCCTCTGCCATCTGAGCTAGGGAGTTTATCAAAGTTAAAAGAGATGTAA